GGCGCCTTCTGGGGACGGGTGTCCCTGGACGCTGGACGGCGGCATGATGGTGGCTGACTCATCAGCCAGGTAGAAAGAGTAGTCCACACCGTCCCCTTGGTCGTCGACCGGGGTGCCAGGCCGGCCTTCCCGGCCCCAGAGTACCACCCTTCCCTGCTCTATCAATTCGCTCTCAGGCTCGAAACTGAAGCCCTCAGGATCTGTGAACCCGCTCTCCCCCTTGCCCTCACCACTGCGCTGCCCCTTCAAATCGAGGCCTCGGCCGTGGCCGTGGCCCTGTGGGGCTCCGGGGCTGGCGGCGTGGGCCCCGGCCTGCTTGCCACCCTCCGGGCCGAAACCAGCCCCGCAAACGGACACTTCATCTGTGGAGCTCATGGCGCCCGCCAGTCCAGACAGCCCAGGCTGTGGGGAGACGGTTGTCCTGGTAACAGTGGGAGAGGAGAGCTGAGCCCAGCCAAGCCCAGCCGAGGGGGACACTCTCAGCTTTGAGCCTGAGAGTGAACTGAAAGAGCAGCAAAGGGTTGTGTTCTGGGGCCACAGGAACAGCGAGGCCTTTGGGACACCGCCACCCTCACCACAGTCGGCTCACGAGACGTCACTGACAGCGCGAGGCTTACGGGCTCCCTCAAGGCCTGCGTCCTGCCTTCTCATTGTTCCACGCCTTCTCATTGGTCTGCCCATCACCAACCAGCGCGCCCCTTGTTGGACGAGGCTTCCGGGCTTTACCCAATCAGGAAGCAGACTCTTGGATTGCCCCAACGCCCGTCATTTGACTGGGTGGGTGTACTTGGGTCGGGTCTTGGGGCCAGGGCCCACTGGAGCTCTCGATCCACCTCTTTCTTCCTGTCCTGCTGCCTCTGGCCAGGCACCTACTTTCCAATGACAGTCACATCTCTGAGCCCCAGTGTCCCATTGTAAGGCGGAGGTCAAGGGGAGAGCTGCCCCCAGTTCATAAGCTTGGGAGAATAAATGTCCTGATGCACGAGAAGCACCAGGCACACAGAggagcaatcattaaaaagtaggGAGGGAGCAAAACAGCAAGAAAGAGATGGATTGAGAGCTCCAGTGCACCCTGGCCCCAAGACCCGACCACAGCGCATCCACGCGAAAGACGGGTGTCGGGGCAAACCAAGAGCCTGTGTCCCGATTGGTTAAAGCCCAGAGGCTTCGCCCAACAAAGGGTGCGCTGGTTGGTGGAGGGGGGACCAATGAGAAGGCTCGACACCTGGGTCGAAGGCGCGCGGAAGCCACGCGCTGTCTGGGACACTTAGTACTTCCGCCTGCTGTGAGGGCAGCAGGGTCCCGAAGGCGTCGCTGTTCCTGTCCCGTGGCCCGCTTGGCTGGGCTTGGCTCTCCTCTCCCGCCATTACCAGCACGACCGTCTCCCCATAGGCCAGGCTGCCTGAACTGGCGCCATGAGCTCTCCCGACGAAGTGTCCGTTTGGGGGGCTGGTTTCGACCTGGAGGGTGGCGAGCAGGCTGGCACCCGCACGGTCAGCGCCGGAGCCCCACAGGGCCACGGCCACGGCCGAGGCCTCGATTTGGGGGCACCGCGCAGCGGCAAGGGCCAGAGCAGGTTCACAGATCCTGAGGGCTTCAGCTTCGAGCCTGAGAGCGAATTGATAGAGCAGGGAAGGGTGGTGCTCTGGGGCCGGGAAGGCCGGCCTGGCACCCCCGTCGATGACCAAGGGGATGGTGTGGACTACTCTTTCTACCTGGCTGATGAGCCAGCCACCATCATGCCGCCGCCCAGCGTTCAGAGACACCCGTTCCCTGAAGGCACCGCTACTGAAGGGTCCGCTGAAAACCGGGTGGAACCGGAGGTCGATCCCAGTGGGAGTGGCGCGCTGGGCCCCAGCCCTGGAGAATGGCAGCAGGCCTCTGCCGGTCGTCTCCACCTCTGTGGTCCTGGGTCAGGCCGGGCCTGGAAGAACCCAGAAAGGGGGTCGAAGAGCAGATTGAGCGTCCAAGTGGATCCCCAGCAGCCTTCTGCAAAAGGCCCCGCCAGGATGTCTACCCACGACTCTGATTCCTCCGATGAGACCAGTGACTTACCACTGATGAGGGTGGGCATTCGCCACAAAGAAGGAAGCCAAGCCAAGTCCGGCAGCCGCAAGAAGGCAGCAGACACATCCAGACACTCAAGCTTCCACTGCAAGGAGAGTTACCTGCCCGTGCCAGGCCGTTTCCTGACCTCTGCTCCCCGCGGACTCACTCCAGTCATGGAGAGGCCGGCTGTGGGAGAGCTGGAGGACTCTCCCGGAAAGAAAATGCAGAGCAGGGCCTGGGGAAAGGTGGAGGCCaggcccagctgctcaggagctgCCACTGCAGGGGCCGTGCCCCGGGGCCCTTCAAGGAGGAAGATGGCCCAGGAGAAGAAGTCCCAAGGGGGTGCCTCTCAGCTGGCCCTGGGGAGATCCTTTCCTGCCTGCGGAGAGAGACTCTCAGCCGCTCCCCCGGAGCCGGCCACCTCCCAGCCCTTGTCTGGTGTGCGGCCCCAGGGGATCTCCAAGAAACGACAAAAGCCTAAgcacagcagccctgggaagaAACCTGCAGGAAGGAAGACCAGGGAGTCCCAGGTTGTGACCAGAGAAGATAATGACCcaaatagagatgaggtcccaAGGGCCCAAGTGAGTAGGCCCTTCtggccctcctctccctctttatcttcctcctcctctgtctcccacCATACCTCCTCTCTTCCAGCACACACCTGTTTAGCCATGCCCCCTCTATCCCTTGCTCGAGGGTTGTCATCGGGAGCCCAGGGATACTAGAATGCCCAATAAGGGTCTTTGTTGTAGGGGCACACGTTAATGGTGTGTGACGGACATACCTCCGGACACTCTGCAGGGGTCCTGCCTCCTCCCCCAGAGAGGAGCTGGGATGGAAGGCAGGGCCAGCAGCTGGTGAGGTTGGGGTGATCCCCTAAAGTGTGGGCCACAAACCTGGGGCATCTAGGCTCATCAACTTCCTGACTCCTCCTTACTTAGTTGTTGCCCGAGCCACCTGGAAGGGAGCCCGGGCTATCTCAGTATCCCCAGTGTTTTCCCTggctgggctctgcctcctggcctggGGCTGACTGAGGGAGAAAGTGCTAATGAGATTAGGCTCCAGAGTCTCCACCTTACCACAACCCCTTCCCACATGTACTCACCGCCTGCCCCCACCGCCAGCCCGACTCAGAAATTTCTGTTTTAGCTTCCCACACACAGGCCAGGGCTGCCTCGCCTATCCGTGCATCGTGGAGAACTCAGCAGTTGCAACCCCAACATCAGAGCTCCCCAAGTTCCGGGAACTTCAGAGCCCTCTGCCTACAGCCTGGGAGGCCTCCTGCCCAGACGCCATGCACCCTCCGGTGAGTCTTGCGGGTTTGATAGGAGTGGAGGAGAGAGGGGTCGGGAGGGAAACCTCTGGCTCTGTCGCTTATGGGGGCTAAGTCTTGTTTCCATTCTTCCCTGCCCACCCAGGCAGGTGTCCCACGGGAAATGGGGTGTCGATGGGGCTGGCTTTAAGTCACATCCTCCTCTATGAGTGGGGTTTGTGTGGTGGGGGGCGATTTGGAGCAGTGCCCCAAACTCCAACTCTGGAAGGAGACTTTCAGCGGTACGGAGCCCTTTTCTGTTAAGTCCTGCTCAGCCACACTGGCCCTCCCAGGGCCTGGCTGTGGCTGCCCCACTGCTGGCGTCCAACCTGGAGTCACAACGCTAGGGGGCCATAGGTGCAGATGGGCTCACACTGGGGAACAGGGAAGACAGTCCCAGAGGGAGGATTGGAGTTGCTGGGCAGAGCAGGGACAACGTGTTGCCAGCAGAGGGTGATGCTGCCTCACTTTAGACTCTTCTAGGCCTTTTCCACCTCACTGGGAAGCTTGGAAGCTGGAATTTGTATTCTCTTTCAGGTGACCAGCAGCCACCTGTCCATCCTCCAAGACCAGAAAGGCAGCAGCAGCCCCCAGGAGCCCCGGGCTGTCCTCGGGTAATGCTTTGTGTGGTTCCTAGAAATCCAGGTCCACACTAGATGGTGGGATCCGTGTCCAGGTTAAACTGATATCTGTgtccccccgccccgccccatcACCACCTTCTGCACCCCACAGAGAGAGGATGCCTCTTTTACATCGAGGGATTCATGCCAACCCACCTCGCCACTGGGCTGCAGGCTGTGGGGGCTGTCAGGGctgggggaaagagggaggacagggagagagaaggCCAGAATTGACTAACCATTTCTCTTTCTCCGGTGTCTCCTGGGCTAGTGCATCCGGCTGCAGAGGGAAGTTGAGGACCTTAGAGACCAACTAGGTATGATGGAGCCCTGGCTGGGGCAGGGATGGACAGCGGTGTCTTTCTGCAGGTGCCGGGGATGGGGGTGGACTGCAGGTACAGGCGGCATCACTGGGACTGACTTTCCTTTGAGGAAGAGAACCAAGCAGGCCTGGCCCTGGAGCTGTGCCTTTTCAGCTAGGGGTGTGCACAGACAGCAATGTGTCATCTGAACTCTGTGTATACTTTGTCCACGAGTCCCAGAACTCTCCTTCTCTTACAACAGTTAGAGACACCTCATGTGTTTTCCCTTTAACTGCTGCCTGGTATGGCTTATACAGTTTTTGCTTGCTGG
The sequence above is drawn from the Theropithecus gelada isolate Dixy chromosome X, Tgel_1.0, whole genome shotgun sequence genome and encodes:
- the LOC112615908 gene encoding uncharacterized protein CXorf49-like; the encoded protein is MSSPDEVSVWGAGFDLEGGEQAGTRTVSAGAPQGHGHGRGLDLGAPRSGKGQSRFTDPEGFSFEPESELIEQGRVVLWGREGRPGTPVDDQGDGVDYSFYLADEPATIMPPPSVQRHPFPEGTATEGSAENRVEPEVDPSGSGALGPSPGEWQQASAGRLHLCGPGSGRAWKNPERGSKSRLSVQVDPQQPSAKGPARMSTHDSDSSDETSDLPLMRVGIRHKEGSQAKSGSRKKAADTSRHSSFHCKESYLPVPGRFLTSAPRGLTPVMERPAVGELEDSPGKKMQSRAWGKVEARPSCSGAATAGAVPRGPSRRKMAQEKKSQGGASQLALGRSFPACGERLSAAPPEPATSQPLSGVRPQGISKKRQKPKHSSPGKKPAGRKTRESQVVTREDNDPNRDEVPRAQLPTHRPGLPRLSVHRGELSSCNPNIRAPQVPGTSEPSAYSLGGLLPRRHAPSGDQQPPVHPPRPERQQQPPGAPGCPRCIRLQREVEDLRDQLAAMKSFIDKFQDL